A genomic stretch from Vulpes lagopus strain Blue_001 chromosome 11, ASM1834538v1, whole genome shotgun sequence includes:
- the RBBP5 gene encoding retinoblastoma-binding protein 5 isoform X2: MNLELLESFGQNYPEEADGTLDCISMALTCTFNRWGTLLAVGCNDGRIVIWDFLTRGIAKIISAHIHPVCSLCWSRDGHKLVSASTDNIVSQWDVLSGDCDQRFRFPSPILKVQYHPRDQNKVLVCPMKSAPVMLTLSDSKHVVLPVDDDSDLNVVASFDRRGEYIYTGNAKGKILVLKTDSQDLVASFRVTTGTSNTTAIKSIEFARKGSCFLINTADRIIRVYDGREILTCGRDGEPEPMQKLQDLVNRTPWKKCCFSGDGEYIVAGSARQHALYIWEKSIGNLVKILHGTRGELLLDVAWHPVRPIIASISSGVVSIWAQNQVENWSAFAPDFKELDENVEYEERESEFDIEDEDKSEPEQTGADAAEDEEVDVTSVDPIAAFCSSDEELEDSKALLYLPIAPEVEDPEENPYGPPPDAVQTSLMDEGASSEKKRQSSADGSQPPKKKPKTTNIELQGVPNDEVHPLLGVKGDGKSKKKQAGRPKGSKGKEKDSPFKPKLYKGDRGLPLEGSAKGKVQAELSQPLAAGGAISELL, from the exons AGTCCTTTGGGCAGAATTATCCAGAG gaggCCGATGGAACTTTGGATTGTATCAGCATGGCCCTGACTTGCACCTTTAACAGGTGGGGCACGCTGCTTGCAGTTGGCTGTAATGATGGCCGAATTGTCATCTGGGATTTCTTGACAAGAGGCATTGCTAAAATAATTAGTGCACACATCCATCCAGTTTGTTCTTTATG ctggaGTCGAGATGGTCATAAGCTCGTGAGTGCTTCCACTGATAACATAGTGTCACAGTGGGATGTTCTTTCAGGCGACTGCGACCAGAGGTTTCGGTTCCCTTCACCCATCCTAAAAGTCCAGTACCATCCACGAGATCA gAACAAGGTTCTCGTGTGTCCCATGAAATCTGCTCCTGTCATGTTGACCCTTTCAGATTCCAAGCATGTTGTTCTGCCGGTAGATGACGACTCCGATTTGAACGTGGTTGCATCTTTTGATAGAAGAGGGGAATATATCTATACAGGAAATGCAAAAGGCAAG ATTTTGGTCCTAAAAACAGATTCTCAGGATCTTGTTGCTTCCTTCAGAGTAACAACTGGAACAAGCAATACCACAGCTATTAAGTCCATAGAATTTGCACGGAAGGGGAG TTGCTTTTTAATTAACACAGCAGATCGAATAATCCGAGTTTATGATGGCAGAGAAATCTTAACTTGTGGAAGAGATGGAGAGCCTGAACCCATGCAGAAGTTACAGGATTTGGTAAATAG GACCCCATGGAAGAAATGTTGTTTCTCTGGGGATGGGGAATATATCGTGGCTGGTTCAGCTCGGCAGCATGCCTTGTACATCTGGGAGAAGAGCATTGGCAACCTGGTGAAGATTCTCCATGGGACAAGAGGAGAACTCCTCTTGGATGTAGCT TGGCATCCTGTTCGACCCATCATAGCATCCATTTCAAGTGGAGTGGTATCTATCTGGGCACAAAATCAAGTA GAAAATTGGAGTGCGTTTGCACCAGATTTCAAGGAGCTGGATGAAAATGTGGAATATGAGGAAAGGGAATCAGAGTTTGATATTGAAGATGAAGATAAGAGTGAGCCTGAGCAGACAG GGGCTGATGCTGCAGAGGATGAGGAAGTGGATGTCACCAGTGTGGACCCTATTGCTGCCTTCTGTAGCAG TGATGAAGAGCTGGAAGATTCAAAGGCTCTATTATATTTACCCATTGCCCCTGAGGTAGAAGATCCAGAAGAAAATCCTTATGGCCCCCCACCGGATGCGGTCCAAACCTCCCTGATGGATGAAGGGGCTAGTTCAGAGAAGAAGAGGCAGTCTTCAGCAGATGGGTCCCAGCCACCGAAGAAGAAGCCCAAAACAACCAATATAGAACTTCAAGGAGTACCTAATGATG AAGTCCATCCACTACTGGGTGTGAAGGGGGATGGCAAATCCAAGAAGAAGCAAGCAGGCCGGCCTAAAGGAtcaaaaggtaaagagaaagatTCTCCATTTAAACCGAAACTCTACAAAGGGGACAGAGGTTTACCTCTGGAAGGATCAGCGAAGGGTAAAGTGCAGGCGGAGCTCAGCCAGCCGTTGGCAG CAGGGGGAGCAATCTCAGAACTTTTATGA
- the RBBP5 gene encoding retinoblastoma-binding protein 5 isoform X3: MNLELLESFGQNYPEEADGTLDCISMALTCTFNRWGTLLAVGCNDGRIVIWDFLTRGIAKIISAHIHPVCSLCWSRDGHKLVSASTDNIVSQWDVLSGDCDQRFRFPSPILKVQYHPRDQNKVLVCPMKSAPVMLTLSDSKHVVLPVDDDSDLNVVASFDRRGEYIYTGNAKGKILVLKTDSQDLVASFRVTTGTSNTTAIKSIEFARKGSCFLINTADRIIRVYDGREILTCGRDGEPEPMQKLQDLVNRTPWKKCCFSGDGEYIVAGSARQHALYIWEKSIGNLVKILHGTRGELLLDVAWHPVRPIIASISSGVVSIWAQNQVENWSAFAPDFKELDENVEYEERESEFDIEDEDKSEPEQTGADAAEDEEVDVTSVDPIAAFCSSDEELEDSKALLYLPIAPEVEDPEENPYGPPPDAVQTSLMDEGASSEKKRQSSADGSQPPKKKPKTTNIELQGVPNDEVHPLLGVKGDGKSKKKQAGRPKGSKAGGAISELL, from the exons AGTCCTTTGGGCAGAATTATCCAGAG gaggCCGATGGAACTTTGGATTGTATCAGCATGGCCCTGACTTGCACCTTTAACAGGTGGGGCACGCTGCTTGCAGTTGGCTGTAATGATGGCCGAATTGTCATCTGGGATTTCTTGACAAGAGGCATTGCTAAAATAATTAGTGCACACATCCATCCAGTTTGTTCTTTATG ctggaGTCGAGATGGTCATAAGCTCGTGAGTGCTTCCACTGATAACATAGTGTCACAGTGGGATGTTCTTTCAGGCGACTGCGACCAGAGGTTTCGGTTCCCTTCACCCATCCTAAAAGTCCAGTACCATCCACGAGATCA gAACAAGGTTCTCGTGTGTCCCATGAAATCTGCTCCTGTCATGTTGACCCTTTCAGATTCCAAGCATGTTGTTCTGCCGGTAGATGACGACTCCGATTTGAACGTGGTTGCATCTTTTGATAGAAGAGGGGAATATATCTATACAGGAAATGCAAAAGGCAAG ATTTTGGTCCTAAAAACAGATTCTCAGGATCTTGTTGCTTCCTTCAGAGTAACAACTGGAACAAGCAATACCACAGCTATTAAGTCCATAGAATTTGCACGGAAGGGGAG TTGCTTTTTAATTAACACAGCAGATCGAATAATCCGAGTTTATGATGGCAGAGAAATCTTAACTTGTGGAAGAGATGGAGAGCCTGAACCCATGCAGAAGTTACAGGATTTGGTAAATAG GACCCCATGGAAGAAATGTTGTTTCTCTGGGGATGGGGAATATATCGTGGCTGGTTCAGCTCGGCAGCATGCCTTGTACATCTGGGAGAAGAGCATTGGCAACCTGGTGAAGATTCTCCATGGGACAAGAGGAGAACTCCTCTTGGATGTAGCT TGGCATCCTGTTCGACCCATCATAGCATCCATTTCAAGTGGAGTGGTATCTATCTGGGCACAAAATCAAGTA GAAAATTGGAGTGCGTTTGCACCAGATTTCAAGGAGCTGGATGAAAATGTGGAATATGAGGAAAGGGAATCAGAGTTTGATATTGAAGATGAAGATAAGAGTGAGCCTGAGCAGACAG GGGCTGATGCTGCAGAGGATGAGGAAGTGGATGTCACCAGTGTGGACCCTATTGCTGCCTTCTGTAGCAG TGATGAAGAGCTGGAAGATTCAAAGGCTCTATTATATTTACCCATTGCCCCTGAGGTAGAAGATCCAGAAGAAAATCCTTATGGCCCCCCACCGGATGCGGTCCAAACCTCCCTGATGGATGAAGGGGCTAGTTCAGAGAAGAAGAGGCAGTCTTCAGCAGATGGGTCCCAGCCACCGAAGAAGAAGCCCAAAACAACCAATATAGAACTTCAAGGAGTACCTAATGATG AAGTCCATCCACTACTGGGTGTGAAGGGGGATGGCAAATCCAAGAAGAAGCAAGCAGGCCGGCCTAAAGGAtcaaaag CAGGGGGAGCAATCTCAGAACTTTTATGA